GGTGGGGTTTACTCTGGGCCTAGCAGTAAAACAGAATGGTTCTTTAAAATAAATGAAAAATTTTGGGAGGAATGTTGGGCGAGGTCACCCTCACCGAGCGTGGGTCACCAACAATTAAAATCCCCCACATCCTCCCATCTTTAAAACACAGCCCCCGTCCGCCAGGTTCTTTGGCAGACGGGGGCTTTTTTATGAAGAACCCCGGGGCCTTGGGTCCAAGGGGTCTTGATCATAGACGGGGAACCAGCAGAAAAATAGGGTAGAATCAACCCTGATTTTCCGACGATGGAGGAGGAACCCATGAGTGTCACATTAACAGACAGAGCCGTATCCAAAATTAAAGAATTTTATAGCCAAGACCCCGCGCTGGCAGGCAAGTCCCTGCGCGTGTTCGTCGAAGCGGGAGGTTGTTCCGGTTATTCCTATGGCTTCAAATTTGATGATTCCAAATTCGATGACACTGAACTTCCTTACGATGGATTCAAATTGGTGATTGATCCCAACGCTGGAAAACTCATTCAAGGGTCCACGATTGATTACAAAGAAGATTTCGGATCCGAAGGTTTCGCCATCCAAAATCCCAACGCCAAAAAGTCTTGCGGTTGCGGCAACTCCTTCGAGGTTTGATACGCAATACCTGACCTTAACCGAACGAGCCGCCAACAAGGCCAAACAATTGCTGGAAAAAACAGGCAAACCCGGCGCGGCGCTGCGGCTGCGCGTGATCTCCGGCGGATGCTCCGGCATGGAATACAAAATTGAGCCCGATTGGGATCCGCCCACCCCCAAAGACACTGTGGTTGAAAGCCAAGGCATCAAGGTTTATTTGGATTCCAAAGGTTTGCTCTATATGGCGGGTTCTGAAATGGACTACGTTTCCTCGCTGATGGGCGCTGGATTTAAAATCAAAAACCCCCAAGCCGTCGCAGAATGTTCTTGCGGTCAATCTTTTACCGTCTAATGGAAAAAATTACCTTGGATTTAAATGACCTGGCTTCAGGCAAAGTGGAATTGGCCAGCTTTCAACAAAAAGTGACCACGCTCGATGTGACCCTCTACAAAGACAAACATGTTCAACTGGTGGGTTGCGCTCCAACGTGGGCGCATTTGCTTGTGGCGGGAAAACTATTTCCGGTGGTGGGCGCCCTCGACTTCTTAATTGATGATGGAAAAGAGGGAAAGCCGGTCCAGATTCTTTAGGATTTAGAAATTAGGATTTTTATTAGAGGCTTTTGAGTGCTTGAACCGCTTTCACCGGGTCGGGGGAATTAAAAACTGAATTTCCTGCCACAAGAACCTGAGCGCCTGCTTCTATACATTGCGCGCCTGTTACCGCATCAATTCCACCATCGACTTCAATTTTGCAGGACACATGGGTCAATTTTATGGCGGCGGCAATCTCGCGAATCTTGGGAATCATCTCCGCCATAAAGGATTGCCCGCCAAATCCAGGTTCGACCGTCATAATTAAAACAACATTCAAGTCCCCCAGATAGGGAATGACTGCCGAGGCGGGCGTCCCGGGTTTAATGGAGATGCCCGGTTTGACGCCGAGCCGTTTTATTTCGCTGATCACCGCACCGGGGTTTTCTACCGCTTCAATGTGAAACGTCAATCCCCACGCCCCCGCTTTGGCAAATGGTTCAGCATATTTGAGTGGATCTGTGATCATCAAATGAACATCCAAAGGAAGGTGGGTGTGTTTTTTTAATGATTTGACAACCACCGGTCCGATCGTGAGATTGGGGACAAAGTGCCCATCCATCACATCCACATGTAACCAATCAGCGCCGGCAGACTCCATCAATTTGGCTTCCTCCGCCAACCGAGCAAAATCCGCTGATAAAATGGAAGGCGCCACCAAGCTCATGGCTCGACCACCCGCTCTTCTTTCAAAACGTCGTCCACGTACACGCGAAAACGGGTTGGTACTGTGACGGCCACCGGCACCTCAATCAGCGTCCCCCCCTTATGCCTTCCTTCATAAATTTGTGATTCACCTTTGTCATTTCGCGCCATGATCTTGACTGTGACCTCCACCGGATCTCCCGGAACAGAGAATGTAAACCGAGGAGCGGCCCCCGACACAGAAACGATGGTGACCATCACGTCTTGATCTTCCATCAACGGTTGGCCAGGGGTGGGAACCTGCTTGACCACCGTTCCCGTCAATCCCACCGCTTTGGGGTCCTCTTTAATTTTAACCTTCGCATTGACCCCGGTGGCCCATTGAGTGACTTCTTCCATGCTTTTTCCAATGAAATCGGGCAAGAGCGGAAGCCCGACCGGGGGAGATCCCTTCGAAACTTCCACATCCACAAACGCACCTCGTGTTACCACAGTTCCTGAACTGGGGGCCTGCGACAAAACTTGGCTTTTGGGAAAATCCATGGAGTAGACCTCAGTCACTGCGCCCATTTGAATTCCCTCCACCGCCAGCAGACTTTGAGCTTCAGCAAGAGCTCGACCCAAAATATCGGGGACAAAAACCACTTTTCCGCCTTTGGAGACAACCACACGAATTGATCGGCCGGACCGGACCTGCATTCCCGAGGGCGGTTGTTGACGAAGGATGGTGCCGGCCGGCAAGCTGTCATCAAAATCCGTCCCATCCTGTTGGAGAGAAAGACCCATGGGCGATACAAGGGCCAACGCGTCCGATAAACTTTTTCCTTCAACCTTTGGAACCACCACCTCGGGCCGAGAATGCAAAAGGGCGGTCATGATTCGATTGATAGAAAAAGACAACACCCCCATCACAATCAATACTCCCAGGCAAGCTATCACCCAAGGTCGTTTTAAATAGGAAAGATATTTTTTCATCTGGCTTCTCCCAATTGTCCACACCCGGCGCCGATATCCACACCCTGCGGCTTGCGCAAGCGAACCGGCACCCGCCGCGCAGTCAAAATTTCTTTGAAGGTCTCTATCCTTTCCTCCGTGGGCCTTTTATACGAAAGACCCGGGACCGGATTATAGGCAATCAAATTCACCCAATAATCACCATGTTCAGCCGGACCGCGAACCAAATTGGCCAAACGCTTCGCATCCTGGTCAGAATCATTGACCCCTTGGAGCACAATATACTCGAAAGTCACTCGCGACTTGGTTTGCATGGAGTAGAATTTTGCGGCGGTCATAAGTTCGCGAATCGTCCACTTCGAAGACTTGGGAAGAAGTTTTTTTCTCAGCTCATCATTGGAGGCGTGAAGCGAAATAGCCAAATTCACCTTGGGCGCCTCCTTGGCCAACATTTCAATTTGAGGAACCAGTCCGCAGGTTGACACTGTGACATGACGCGCGCCAAAATGAAGCGCCAACGGAGACCGAATCAGTTGAAGCGCCATCACCAGATTCCGGTAATTGGCCAAAGGTTCCCCCATTCCCATAAACAGGATGCTGTCGAGCGGTTGACCTGACGCATCTTCCACAATCATTATTTGGTCCAAAATTTCGGTGGGTGTCAGATTTCTTTCATAGGGGACTTTCCCAGAGGCACAAAATACGCATCCCCAAGCGCATCCCACTTGGGTTGAGACACACAAGGACCGGCGCTCCTCAAAAGGCAAATAGACGCAGGACACTTTTTTGTCGTCTTTGGTATTAAAGAAATAACGGGTGGTTCCATCTTCTTGAGAGGTCACGGCATGGTCCAACTCCAAAGACCGAATATGATAACCGGTTTCCATTTTGCTTCGGAAGGGCCCTGGTAAATTGGACATCTTTTTAAATTCGCTGACCCGCTTTTTAAAAATCCACTCGGCCAATTGTCCCGCTCGAAAGGGTTTTTCCCCTTTCTCCACCACCAAGGTCGGCCATTCCTCCATTGGAATATCGAGCAACGCTTTCTTTTCAAAATTTTTATCCAAGTTTGTCTCCCAAACGAAGTCCCGCTCCTTGCCAGAAGGACCAAGCGGACATGGTCTTTTTCCCGGCGGGCCGAACCTCAAGAAGCAACACCTGCCCCTCTCCCGTTTGCACGACTAGGCCTTGGTCCTTGACGGCGTCCGTAAT
Above is a window of Elusimicrobiota bacterium DNA encoding:
- the rlmN gene encoding putative dual-specificity RNA methyltransferase RlmN; protein product: MEEWPTLVVEKGEKPFRAGQLAEWIFKKRVSEFKKMSNLPGPFRSKMETGYHIRSLELDHAVTSQEDGTTRYFFNTKDDKKVSCVYLPFEERRSLCVSTQVGCAWGCVFCASGKVPYERNLTPTEILDQIMIVEDASGQPLDSILFMGMGEPLANYRNLVMALQLIRSPLALHFGARHVTVSTCGLVPQIEMLAKEAPKVNLAISLHASNDELRKKLLPKSSKWTIRELMTAAKFYSMQTKSRVTFEYIVLQGVNDSDQDAKRLANLVRGPAEHGDYWVNLIAYNPVPGLSYKRPTEERIETFKEILTARRVPVRLRKPQGVDIGAGCGQLGEAR
- the rpe gene encoding Ribulose-phosphate 3-epimerase — its product is MSLVAPSILSADFARLAEEAKLMESAGADWLHVDVMDGHFVPNLTIGPVVVKSLKKHTHLPLDVHLMITDPLKYAEPFAKAGAWGLTFHIEAVENPGAVISEIKRLGVKPGISIKPGTPASAVIPYLGDLNVVLIMTVEPGFGGQSFMAEMIPKIREIAAAIKLTHVSCKIEVDGGIDAVTGAQCIEAGAQVLVAGNSVFNSPDPVKAVQALKSL